Within the Pseudomonas sp. SL4(2022) genome, the region GTTCCAGAACACCGTGTTCGGCTCCACGGTCAGCTGATACCAGGACAGGTGCGTCGGCCCTTGAGCAATGGCGGTGCGCAGATCGCTGAGTGCATCCTCGATGGACTGGTCCGGCAGGCCGTGCATCAGGTCCAGGTTGAAATTGTCGAAGCCGGCGGCGCGGGCCATATCGGCGGCATGCACCGCTTCGTCGCCGTCGTGGATTCGGCCCAGGGCGATCAGCTTGGGCGCCTGGAAACTCTGCACGCCAATCGACAGGCGATTGATGCCCAGGCGGCGGTAGTCCTTGAACTTGGCCTGTTCGAAGGTGCCGGGGTTGGCTTCCAGGGTGATTTCGATATCGGCGGCAAATGGTACGCGCCGCTCTACGCCTTGGAGCAGGCGGCCGAGGGCCTTGGCCGAAAACAGGCTGGGGGTGCCGCCGCCAAAGAAAATCGAACTCAACGGCCGGTTATGCACCTGCGCCAGATCAGCATCCAGATCGGCCAACAGGGCATCGACGTACTCATCTTCCGGCAGGTTGGGCCCGGCGGTGTGGGAGTTGAAGTCGCAGTACGGGCACTTCTTCACGCACCAGGGAATGTGCACATAGAGTGCAAGGGGCGGCAGCGCGAAGCCACCGCCGGACGCCGTGGTCATGCCAGGCCCAGCCGCTGTTTAAGCAGGGCCATGGCGCGTGCGCGGTGGCTGATCTGGTTTTTCTCGGCCGCCGGCAGTTCAGCGCTGGAGCAGTCGCGCTCGGGCACCCAGAACAGCGGGTCATAACCAAAGCCTTCCACGCCTTGCGCGGCGTGCAGGATACGTCCGTGCCAGAGGCCTTCGCAGATGATCGGCAGCGGATCGTCGGCATGCCGCACCAGCGCCAGGCAGCAGACGAACTGCGCGCCGCGCTCGGCGTCTGGCACGTCTTTTAGCGCGGCGAGCAACTTGGCGTTATTCGCCGCGTCACCTTGGCCATCGGCGTAGCGCGCCGAGTAGATGCCCGGCGCACCGCCGAGAAAATCCACTGCCAGGCCGGAATCGTCGGCCAGCGCTGGCAAGCCTGACAGGCGTGCGGCGTTGCGCGCCTTGAGAATGGCGTTTTCGATAAACGACAAGCCGGTTTCTTCCGGCTCAATCATGGAGAACTCGCCGACCGAGCGCACGCGCACGCTGCTGCCGAGCATGGCTTGCAGCTCTTTGAGTTTGCCGGCGTTGTGGCTGGCCAATACCAGCTCGTTGAAAGGCATCATGTATTCAGGGCCATCATTCGTCTGGGAAGACTTCCTGGTTGAAGTCGAAGCTGTGCGCCACGCCATCGGCCGCGCGCACGTTGATGGTGAAGCGCAGCATTTCACGCTGGCTGAAGGTGAATTGTGCCAGGTAATAGATGGCCTCACCTTCGTTGACCTGTTTGAAGGTCAGCGGCTGGCTACGGCCGACCAGATCCTTCACTTCGCCACTGACGCTGGCGTTGCTGGCCTTGCCAGCCTTGAGCACGGAAATGTTCACCACGCCCTGGGTCTTGCTGCGCACCAGGCCGTTGGCGGCGGCGATATCTGGCTGTAGAAAGCTGGAATTGAAGGCGATGTAGTGCACGTCGAGGTCGCCGAACGTCTGCTTGCGTTCAGCCAGCGCTGGCAGGCTCAGGCACAGGGCGATCAACAGTAGTGCGATGCGACGCATAAGGGTTCTCCAGATGGACAGCAGCCTGGGATAAGGCCGCTCAATTGGCGATTTGAACATCCTGGGCGGTCGGCCCGCTGATCCGGTAAATGCCGATTTCACCTAACAGGTTAGGCCAAATCCGGCTGGCCCAGCCGTGCCGGTGGTCGCGGTCCACGGCCAGGCGATCCATCACTTTCGCACCTTGATCGTGACACAGCTTTTCGAAGTCTTCGAAGGTGCAGAAGTGGATGTTCGGCGTGTTGAACCAGGTGTATGGGAGAAAATCCGACACCGGCATGCGGCCCTTGGTGGTGAGGTACCAGCGGCAGTGCCAGTGGCCGAAGTTGGGGAAGGTGATGATGCAGGTCTTGCCGACCCGCAGCATTTCCGCCAGCACCTTGTCCGGGTAGTGCAGGGCTTGCAGTGACTGGGTCATGACCACCACATCGAAGCTGTTACTGGCGAAGTTGCCCAGCCCCTTGTCGAGGTTCTGCTCGATCACGTTGACACCCTTGCTCACGCATTGGGCGATGTTGTCCGCATCGATTTCCAGGCCGTAGCCGCTGACCTGCTTGTGTTCGGCCAGCCAGGCGAGCAACTCGCCATTGCCGCAACCCAGGTCGAGCACACGGCTACCCGCGGGAATCCACTCTTGGATGATGTCGAGGTCCGCGCGCATGGCTACACCTTAATCCGTTTCATATAGCTGTCGAACGCCTGCAGGTAGCGCGGGATCGGCATCAGGAAGGCGTCGTGGCCCTGGGGGGCGTCGATTTCCAGGTAGCAGACGTTCTTCCTCGCGGCAGTCAGGGCATCGACGATTTCCCGCGAGCGTGCCGGCGAGAAGCGCCAGTCGGTGGTGAAGGACATCACGCAGAAATCAGCGCTGACGTGGGCCAAGGTCTTGGCCAGGTCGCCATCGTGATTGGCCGCCGGATCGAAGTAGTCCAGCGCTTTGGTCATCAGCAGGTAGGTGTTGGCGTCAAAGCGCCCGGAGAACTCCTCGCCCTGGTAGCGCAGGTAGCTTTCCACCTGAAACTCGACGCTGTGAAAGTCGTAGTTGAGTTTTTCACTCTTCAAACCACGGCCGAATTTCTCGCCCATGGCGTCGTCCGACAGGTAGGTGATGTGGCCGACCATGCGCGCCAGCATCAGGCCGCGTTTGGGGATCACGCCCTGTTCCTGAAAGTGTCCGCCGTGGAACTGCGGGTCAGTGAGGATCGCCTGGCGCGCCACTTCGTTGAAGGCGATGTTCTGCGCCGACAGCTTGGGTGCCGAGGCAATCGCCAGGCAGTGGCGCACGCGCTCGGGGTAGCTGATGGTCCATTGCATCGCCTGCATGCCGCCGAGGCTGCCGCCGATCACGGCTGCCCACTGGCGGATGCCGAGGTTGTCGGCCAGCCGCGCCTGGCTGTGCACCCAGTCCTCCACGGTCATCACCGGGAAGTCCGCGCCAAAGGGTTTGCCGGTCGCCGGGTTGATGCTGCTGGGGCCGGTGGAGCCGTTGCAGCCGCCGAGGTTGTTCAGGCTGACGACAAAGAACGTGTTGGTGTCGATAGGCTTGCCGGGGCCGATGCAGCTGTCCCACCAGCCCGGTTTACGGTCGTCGGCACTGTGGTACCCGGCGGCGTGGTGGTGGCCGGAAAGGGCGTGGCAGATCAGCACGGCGTTGCTCGCCGTGGCATTCAGTTCGCCATAGGTTTCGACGATCAGTTGGTAGTCGGCCAGGCTGCGCCCACAGGCCAGCGCCAGAGGTTCTGCGAACTGCAGCACCTGCGGGGTTACCAGGCCAACAGAGTCTTGGGGAAAGGCAGTCGGCATCGACCCTGCTCGCAAAAAAGGAAGAGCCGCAGTCTAAAGAGCGCCGCCCCAGGCGGCAAGCGCATGGGGCGGCTGTGTAGTGCTGATAAGAAGGGGCTATTCGCCGATGCTGTGTGGGCGTGCGGCCCCTGGCAGATTGACTACCTTGCCTTGGCGCTGCACAGGTGCAGGTCGGCGCAGGGTGCGCAGCATGTCGTTGGCTTGCGCCAGTTGCTGTTCCAGTTCGCCGCTGTAGCGTGCCAGTTGCTGGCCGCGCTGGCGCGCCTGCTGAGTCTCCTGGGCCAGGGCCTTGAGCCGCAGCATGTGGGTCTCCAGCAGTTGCTTGTGCTCCAGGGTGTGCTGCATCAGCGGCATCAGCGCATCGTTGGCCCACTGCTCGGCTTCCTGGCGCATGCGCTGATGCAGGCCGATCACTTCCTGTACCAGGGTGGCGAAGAAGCGTTTGGTCAGGCTGCGCTGTTCAGTCAGCAGGGTTTTCAGCTGCAGGCGGAACTGGTCGGCCTTGGTCTGCTGCTGCTTGAGTTCACGCAGGTAGCGGTTGACGTTGAACTGCGGTGCGTCGACGCCGTGCAGCGGGTTCTCTTCGTTGTGCCGACGGTAGATGGCCGCGATCATCTTGTTGGCCATCTCGGCTTCCTGCGCCAGGTTGTGCAGGTCCTGCTCTATGCTGCGAAAGAAATGCAGGATGGCCTGGTTGATACCCAAGGTGGTCCAGCTGCCGGTGAGGTTCTTGCGCACCTTGTTCAGGTGTTCGTCCAGGCGTTCGCTGCGTGAGGCGTGGCGCAGCAGATCGCCCTGACGCTTAAGCAGGCGCTGGTTGGTTTTCAGGCCCAGCAGGCGTTTGTGGTGCTGGCTGTGGTCTTCCTTGGTCTTGGCGGTCAACTCGAACAGCATCTGGCCATTGTCGTGCTGGTGATTGCTCAGCAGAGCCTGTTGTTCGTTGACCTTTTCCAGGCGCAGGTTGAGTACGTGCTGGCTGTTCTGCAGCAGCTTCAGCACCTGATTGACCACGCGGTCCTCGAGCAGGCGTTCTTTCTGCGCAATGATGCGCTCGCAGAGCAGGTTTTCCAGGTTGCTCATCTGGCTGCGGGCCAACAGCTCGGTGTCCTTGCGCACCTTGGCCAGCATCGCCTGCTTAGCCGACAGCGGCAGTACGTCCTCGACGCGGATGCCGAGCTGGCGCGCGGTGCTGGTCTGGATCTGGCGGATGGCGTTTTGCACAAAGGCTTCGCCGGCCAGGTCATCCCAGAGCACGTCGATCTTGTTCAGCACGGCGAACAGGCTGGTCTGGGTGTCTTCGTCAAGCTGGCGGATATGCTGCTGCCACACGGTCATGTCGCTGGCGGTCACGCCGGTGTCGGCGGACAGCAGGAAGATGATCGCCTGGGCGCTGGGCAGCATCGACAGGGTCAGCTCCGGCTCGCTGCCGAGGGCATTCAAACCAGGCGTATCAAGAATGCGTAAGCCCTGACGCAGCAGCGGGTGGTCGAAGTTGACCATGGCGTGACGCCAGGCCGGCACCAGCACTTCGCCGGGTTTGCTGGTGCTTTCCAGCATGTCTGGGTGAAAGCCCAGGGCGATCGCCTGCTCCACGGGCATGGGCTTGGTTCGGGCGACCTGATTGAAGGCCTGCACCATGTTGTCCGGGTCACTGAGGTCCAGCGGGATATTCACCCAATGTCGGGGAATGCGCTTGAACTGCGCCACGCTGGCTTCGGCGACACGGGTTTCAATGGGCAGCAGGCGGATATAGGAGCGTTCCGAACGGGGGTCGAAGAACAGCTCGGTGGGGCACATGGTGGTGCGCCCCGCCTGGGACGGCAGCATACGCTGGCCGTAGGACGAGAAGAACAGGCTGTTGATCAGCTCGGTCTTGCCACGCGAGAACTCGCCGACAAAGGCCAGGGTAATGTGGTCGGTACGCAGCAGCTTCAGTGCGCGCTCAAGCTTGGCCTCCACGGCCTCGGAGTTCAGCCGGTTGGTCATGAGCCAACTGCGATAGCGTGTGATCTCACGCATCAGCTCGCGCTTCCAGGCGACGTACGCATCCACCTGCT harbors:
- the hemW gene encoding radical SAM family heme chaperone HemW → MTTASGGGFALPPLALYVHIPWCVKKCPYCDFNSHTAGPNLPEDEYVDALLADLDADLAQVHNRPLSSIFFGGGTPSLFSAKALGRLLQGVERRVPFAADIEITLEANPGTFEQAKFKDYRRLGINRLSIGVQSFQAPKLIALGRIHDGDEAVHAADMARAAGFDNFNLDLMHGLPDQSIEDALSDLRTAIAQGPTHLSWYQLTVEPNTVFWNQPPEVPEDDILWDIQEAGQALLAAEGYAQYEVSAYAQAGKAARHNLNYWTFGDFLGIGAGAHAKLSQPDGRISRSWKTRLPKDYLDRSKRFSAGERVLGADELPFEFLMNVLRLTDGVASELFTQRTGLPLSLLAAARVEAQKRGLLHSDPTRLCATREGQLFLNDLLQYFLP
- the rdgB gene encoding RdgB/HAM1 family non-canonical purine NTP pyrophosphatase codes for the protein MMPFNELVLASHNAGKLKELQAMLGSSVRVRSVGEFSMIEPEETGLSFIENAILKARNAARLSGLPALADDSGLAVDFLGGAPGIYSARYADGQGDAANNAKLLAALKDVPDAERGAQFVCCLALVRHADDPLPIICEGLWHGRILHAAQGVEGFGYDPLFWVPERDCSSAELPAAEKNQISHRARAMALLKQRLGLA
- a CDS encoding DUF4426 domain-containing protein, encoding MRRIALLLIALCLSLPALAERKQTFGDLDVHYIAFNSSFLQPDIAAANGLVRSKTQGVVNISVLKAGKASNASVSGEVKDLVGRSQPLTFKQVNEGEAIYYLAQFTFSQREMLRFTINVRAADGVAHSFDFNQEVFPDE
- the metW gene encoding methionine biosynthesis protein MetW; amino-acid sequence: MRADLDIIQEWIPAGSRVLDLGCGNGELLAWLAEHKQVSGYGLEIDADNIAQCVSKGVNVIEQNLDKGLGNFASNSFDVVVMTQSLQALHYPDKVLAEMLRVGKTCIITFPNFGHWHCRWYLTTKGRMPVSDFLPYTWFNTPNIHFCTFEDFEKLCHDQGAKVMDRLAVDRDHRHGWASRIWPNLLGEIGIYRISGPTAQDVQIAN
- the metX gene encoding homoserine O-succinyltransferase MetX, which gives rise to MPTAFPQDSVGLVTPQVLQFAEPLALACGRSLADYQLIVETYGELNATASNAVLICHALSGHHHAAGYHSADDRKPGWWDSCIGPGKPIDTNTFFVVSLNNLGGCNGSTGPSSINPATGKPFGADFPVMTVEDWVHSQARLADNLGIRQWAAVIGGSLGGMQAMQWTISYPERVRHCLAIASAPKLSAQNIAFNEVARQAILTDPQFHGGHFQEQGVIPKRGLMLARMVGHITYLSDDAMGEKFGRGLKSEKLNYDFHSVEFQVESYLRYQGEEFSGRFDANTYLLMTKALDYFDPAANHDGDLAKTLAHVSADFCVMSFTTDWRFSPARSREIVDALTAARKNVCYLEIDAPQGHDAFLMPIPRYLQAFDSYMKRIKV
- a CDS encoding dynamin-like GTPase family protein, with the protein product MSMERLSQQVDAYVAWKRELMREITRYRSWLMTNRLNSEAVEAKLERALKLLRTDHITLAFVGEFSRGKTELINSLFFSSYGQRMLPSQAGRTTMCPTELFFDPRSERSYIRLLPIETRVAEASVAQFKRIPRHWVNIPLDLSDPDNMVQAFNQVARTKPMPVEQAIALGFHPDMLESTSKPGEVLVPAWRHAMVNFDHPLLRQGLRILDTPGLNALGSEPELTLSMLPSAQAIIFLLSADTGVTASDMTVWQQHIRQLDEDTQTSLFAVLNKIDVLWDDLAGEAFVQNAIRQIQTSTARQLGIRVEDVLPLSAKQAMLAKVRKDTELLARSQMSNLENLLCERIIAQKERLLEDRVVNQVLKLLQNSQHVLNLRLEKVNEQQALLSNHQHDNGQMLFELTAKTKEDHSQHHKRLLGLKTNQRLLKRQGDLLRHASRSERLDEHLNKVRKNLTGSWTTLGINQAILHFFRSIEQDLHNLAQEAEMANKMIAAIYRRHNEENPLHGVDAPQFNVNRYLRELKQQQTKADQFRLQLKTLLTEQRSLTKRFFATLVQEVIGLHQRMRQEAEQWANDALMPLMQHTLEHKQLLETHMLRLKALAQETQQARQRGQQLARYSGELEQQLAQANDMLRTLRRPAPVQRQGKVVNLPGAARPHSIGE